In a single window of the Halobaculum lipolyticum genome:
- a CDS encoding ferritin-like domain-containing protein gives MTDPQRDSTTLDSITDRLSRRKFAGALGAAGAVGLAGCAGNSGGDGTPTGEMDTPMDTPMDTPMETEEPTEEPTETPPNPDVDVLNYALTLEHLENVFYREGLDEFSDDELMAADSLSGFGETLRMQVPEYLAVVGEHEAAHVDAISATIEDLGGTPVGEAEYDFGYATPSEFLATAGALENTGVAAYTGAAAAIKQNAVLGAAAGIQSVEARHASFLNLINGEVPFPDGVEQASTVDEVLEIAGQFVTSEVASPAPLDGEEEPTADRKADDDTSDVDVLNYALTLEHLENAFYREGLETYSDDELMGASVLSDYGEGIRSNVPDHIRTVGAHEAAHVDAIADTVEQLGGTPVEEAEYDFGYTNPSEFLGVARSLENVGVSAYAGQAGTVANDAVFGAAVGIHAVEARHAAFLNELNVESPFPAAVDEPRTMDEVVDIASQFIVEQ, from the coding sequence ATGACGGACCCGCAACGCGACTCGACGACGCTCGACTCGATCACCGACCGCCTCTCCCGCCGCAAGTTCGCGGGCGCCCTCGGGGCCGCCGGCGCCGTGGGCCTCGCCGGCTGTGCGGGCAACAGCGGGGGAGACGGGACCCCCACCGGGGAGATGGACACGCCGATGGACACCCCCATGGACACACCCATGGAGACCGAGGAACCCACCGAGGAGCCGACGGAGACGCCGCCGAACCCCGACGTGGACGTGCTCAACTACGCGCTCACGCTGGAGCACTTGGAGAACGTCTTCTACCGCGAGGGGCTGGACGAGTTCTCCGACGACGAACTGATGGCGGCCGACTCGCTGTCCGGCTTCGGCGAGACGCTCCGGATGCAGGTGCCCGAGTACCTCGCCGTCGTCGGCGAGCACGAGGCCGCCCACGTCGACGCCATCTCGGCGACCATCGAGGACCTGGGCGGCACGCCCGTCGGGGAGGCCGAGTACGACTTCGGCTACGCGACGCCCTCGGAGTTCCTCGCGACCGCCGGCGCGCTGGAGAACACCGGCGTCGCCGCCTACACGGGCGCCGCCGCGGCGATCAAGCAGAACGCGGTGCTGGGTGCCGCCGCCGGCATCCAGAGCGTCGAGGCGCGCCACGCCTCGTTCCTCAACCTGATCAACGGCGAGGTGCCGTTCCCGGACGGCGTCGAGCAGGCGTCGACCGTGGACGAGGTGCTGGAGATCGCGGGCCAGTTCGTCACCAGCGAGGTGGCCTCGCCCGCGCCCCTCGACGGCGAGGAGGAGCCGACGGCCGACCGGAAAGCCGACGACGACACCAGCGACGTGGACGTGTTGAACTACGCACTCACGCTGGAGCACTTGGAGAACGCCTTCTACCGCGAGGGGCTGGAGACGTACTCCGACGACGAACTGATGGGCGCGAGCGTGCTCTCCGACTACGGCGAGGGGATCCGGTCGAACGTGCCGGACCACATCCGGACGGTCGGCGCCCACGAGGCGGCCCACGTCGACGCCATCGCCGACACGGTCGAACAGCTGGGGGGGACGCCCGTCGAGGAGGCCGAGTACGACTTCGGCTACACGAACCCCTCGGAGTTCCTCGGCGTCGCTCGCTCGCTGGAAAACGTCGGCGTGTCGGCGTACGCCGGGCAGGCCGGCACCGTCGCCAACGACGCCGTCTTCGGCGCCGCGGTCGGCATCCACGCCGTCGAGGCGCGCCACGCCGCGTTCCTCAACGAGCTGAACGTCGAGTCACCGTTCCCGGCGGCGGTCGACGAGCCGCGCACGATGGACGAGGTCGTCGACATCGCCTCGCAGTTCATCGTCGAGCAGTGA
- a CDS encoding DsbA family protein, which translates to MDFTRRSALATVGVAGLGALAGCLGGTSGSGDGGGANGTPIGDHPAGAGLDSQPALGPADAGATVVAFEDPSCPTCRNFERNAGERLRSGPVADGDLRFVSRVYPIIYPWGKPAVQALEAVYAREGGEEAYWALFDHYFAEQGAFDTDTVLDRTESFLAANTDLDASGVVADAEAEAYDDAVQTDLDAGSAAGADRTPTLFLFRDGTYVTRASGNVSYETIASALRL; encoded by the coding sequence ATGGACTTCACTCGGCGTTCGGCGCTCGCGACCGTCGGCGTCGCCGGACTGGGCGCGCTCGCGGGCTGTCTCGGCGGCACGAGCGGGTCGGGCGACGGCGGGGGAGCCAACGGCACCCCCATCGGGGACCACCCGGCGGGGGCGGGACTCGACTCCCAGCCCGCCCTCGGTCCCGCCGACGCCGGCGCGACGGTCGTCGCCTTCGAGGACCCCTCCTGCCCCACGTGCCGCAACTTCGAGCGGAACGCCGGCGAGCGACTCCGGTCGGGTCCCGTCGCCGACGGCGACCTCCGGTTCGTCTCTCGCGTCTACCCGATCATCTACCCGTGGGGGAAGCCGGCGGTACAGGCGCTGGAAGCCGTCTACGCCCGCGAGGGGGGCGAGGAGGCGTACTGGGCGCTGTTCGACCACTACTTCGCCGAGCAGGGCGCCTTCGACACCGACACCGTGCTCGACCGCACGGAGTCGTTCCTCGCGGCGAACACGGATCTGGACGCCTCGGGCGTCGTCGCCGACGCCGAGGCGGAGGCGTACGACGACGCCGTGCAGACGGATCTTGACGCGGGATCGGCAGCCGGCGCCGATCGCACGCCGACGCTGTTCCTGTTCCGCGACGGCACGTACGTCACCCGGGCCTCGGGCAACGTCAGCTACGAGACCATCGCCTCCGCGCTCCGGCTATGA
- a CDS encoding Single-stranded DNA binding protein — MDIDAHAEELASALGEDKAEVKRDLENLLEYSVPIDEAKQSVRRKYGGGGGGSGPTSVDIGDIGPDSGNVTVTARVLTVGRRSIRYQGDETVIREGELADGTGVVSYTAWQDFGFEPGDSVTIGNAGVREWEGEPELNIGESSSVAMESEPVAVPEGVSVGGERDLVDLRAGDRGRTVEVKVLEVEQRTIDGRDGETVIHSGVIGDESGRLPFTDWQAREAVVEGAELRMEDVYVREFRGVPSVNLTEFTETAPASVEVSDEAPRVSIGEAVGSGGMYDVEVLGNVLEVRDGSGLIERCPDCGRLVQNGQCRSHGQVEPEDDLRIKAILDDGTATVTAILDRDLTEEIYGGTLEEALEAARDAMSREVVADEISEKLVGREYRVRGHLSVDEYGANLDASEFAASDDDPAARASALLSEVGA, encoded by the coding sequence ATGGACATCGACGCACACGCCGAGGAGCTCGCCTCCGCTCTCGGCGAGGACAAAGCGGAGGTCAAACGCGACTTGGAGAACCTACTGGAGTACAGCGTCCCCATCGACGAGGCGAAGCAGTCCGTCCGCCGCAAGTACGGCGGCGGGGGCGGCGGGAGCGGTCCCACCTCGGTCGACATCGGCGACATCGGTCCCGACTCGGGCAACGTCACCGTGACGGCGCGCGTGCTCACGGTCGGGCGACGGTCGATCCGCTATCAGGGCGACGAGACCGTCATCCGCGAGGGCGAACTCGCCGACGGGACGGGCGTCGTCTCCTACACGGCGTGGCAGGACTTCGGCTTCGAACCCGGCGACTCCGTCACGATCGGCAACGCCGGCGTCCGCGAGTGGGAGGGGGAACCGGAACTCAACATCGGGGAGTCCTCGTCGGTCGCGATGGAGAGCGAGCCGGTGGCGGTGCCCGAGGGCGTGTCCGTCGGCGGCGAGCGCGACCTCGTCGACCTCCGCGCGGGCGACCGCGGGCGGACGGTCGAGGTGAAGGTGCTCGAAGTGGAGCAGCGTACCATCGACGGGCGCGACGGCGAGACCGTCATCCACTCGGGCGTCATCGGCGACGAGTCCGGGCGCCTGCCGTTCACCGACTGGCAGGCCCGCGAGGCGGTCGTCGAGGGCGCCGAACTCCGCATGGAGGACGTGTACGTCCGCGAGTTCCGCGGCGTCCCCTCCGTGAACCTCACCGAGTTCACCGAGACGGCGCCCGCCAGCGTCGAGGTGAGCGACGAGGCGCCGCGGGTGAGCATCGGGGAGGCGGTCGGCTCCGGCGGGATGTACGACGTCGAGGTGCTCGGCAACGTCCTCGAAGTGCGCGACGGCTCCGGACTCATCGAGCGGTGCCCCGACTGCGGCCGGCTCGTCCAGAACGGGCAGTGCCGCAGCCACGGCCAGGTGGAGCCGGAGGACGACCTCCGGATCAAAGCGATCCTCGACGACGGCACGGCGACCGTCACCGCGATCCTCGACCGCGACCTGACCGAGGAGATCTACGGCGGCACCCTCGAGGAGGCGCTGGAGGCCGCTCGCGACGCCATGAGTCGCGAGGTCGTCGCCGACGAGATATCGGAGAAACTGGTCGGGCGCGAGTACCGCGTGCGCGGCCACCTCTCGGTCGACGAGTACGGCGCCAACCTCGACGCCAGCGAGTTCGCGGCCAGCGACGACGACCCGGCCGCGCGTGCGAGCGCCCTGCTGTCGGAGGTGGGCGCGTGA
- a CDS encoding RPA family protein codes for MSSSDGGGDDSGPGTREVAHRIFAAEFDDADFDYSESDEERAPNYVVTPTGLRVNRLFTVGVLTEVESVNEQTLRGRVVDPSGAFVTYAGQYQPDEMAFLDRTAPPAFVALTGKARTFQPDDSDLVYTSVRPESFAVVDAETRDRWTVSAAEATLERIAVFADALALEERGDRLRARLEAAGVPTAMAAGIPLAIDHYGTGTRYLEAVRTLAVDALEVVADEREEVRDLSAAPGDRGGAELGPLPDAPYDLAAAAVPESAAVDDDEDDTDPAAVAGEDSAASVDTETEPTADDEAEAETDADAVAGSTDAAASTGSIVDESTAADDEAAAEPAEAAGADPDAADVAEADPGAGAEPEPVESAGATADADDDTNDPTAGSGAGADTTDVDTPDADAADPAADAAVADADAGGDDLGGDDLGGDDLGDFDDGGPGEFDAGEEPAVDLDADPEDLDEALTEEERREVEEEHGVEFATGSEVPDPGEAGIETPDPDPEATAPDEDRDLDAPDAEPEPAAADTEATTESDLGDDPADGDAAGTGDAAAGTDAGGDATETPDDLEAAVVDLMGELDDGDGADEEAVVAAAVDRYGVDPAAAEDAIEGALMSGQCFEPSDGTLKAI; via the coding sequence GTGAGTTCCAGCGACGGCGGGGGCGACGACTCCGGGCCGGGCACCCGCGAGGTCGCCCACCGGATCTTCGCCGCCGAGTTCGACGACGCCGACTTCGACTACTCCGAGAGCGACGAGGAGCGCGCGCCCAACTACGTCGTCACGCCGACGGGCCTGCGCGTGAACCGGCTGTTCACCGTGGGGGTGCTCACGGAGGTCGAGTCGGTGAACGAGCAGACACTGCGCGGCCGCGTCGTCGACCCCTCGGGCGCGTTCGTCACCTACGCCGGGCAGTACCAGCCCGACGAGATGGCGTTCCTCGACCGCACCGCGCCGCCGGCGTTCGTCGCGCTCACCGGGAAGGCGCGCACGTTCCAGCCGGACGACTCCGATCTGGTGTACACCTCCGTCCGCCCGGAGAGCTTCGCGGTCGTCGACGCCGAGACGCGCGACCGGTGGACCGTCTCCGCGGCCGAGGCGACCCTCGAACGGATCGCCGTGTTCGCCGACGCGCTGGCGCTGGAGGAGCGCGGCGACCGACTGCGCGCGCGGCTGGAGGCCGCGGGCGTCCCGACCGCGATGGCGGCCGGCATCCCGCTCGCCATCGACCACTACGGCACCGGCACGCGCTACCTCGAAGCCGTGCGCACGCTCGCGGTCGACGCGCTCGAAGTCGTCGCAGACGAGCGCGAGGAGGTGCGCGACCTGAGCGCGGCCCCCGGCGACCGCGGCGGCGCCGAACTGGGACCGCTCCCGGACGCCCCGTACGACCTCGCCGCCGCGGCCGTCCCCGAGTCCGCCGCCGTCGACGACGACGAGGACGACACCGACCCAGCGGCCGTCGCGGGCGAGGACTCGGCGGCGAGTGTCGACACGGAGACCGAGCCGACCGCGGACGACGAGGCCGAGGCCGAGACCGACGCGGACGCCGTCGCCGGGTCGACCGACGCGGCGGCGTCCACCGGCTCCATCGTGGACGAGTCGACCGCCGCGGACGACGAGGCGGCCGCCGAACCCGCGGAGGCCGCGGGCGCGGACCCCGACGCGGCCGACGTCGCCGAAGCGGACCCGGGTGCCGGCGCCGAGCCGGAGCCGGTCGAATCCGCGGGGGCGACGGCCGACGCGGACGACGACACGAACGACCCGACCGCCGGATCCGGCGCCGGCGCCGACACCACTGACGTCGACACCCCTGACGCCGACGCTGCGGACCCCGCCGCCGACGCCGCCGTGGCCGACGCGGACGCGGGCGGGGACGACCTCGGCGGCGACGACCTCGGCGGCGACGACCTCGGCGACTTCGACGACGGCGGGCCGGGCGAGTTCGACGCGGGCGAGGAGCCGGCGGTCGACCTCGACGCCGACCCCGAGGACCTCGACGAGGCGCTCACCGAGGAGGAGCGCCGCGAGGTCGAGGAGGAGCACGGGGTGGAGTTCGCGACCGGCAGCGAGGTGCCCGACCCCGGCGAGGCGGGGATCGAGACGCCCGACCCCGACCCCGAGGCGACGGCGCCCGACGAGGACCGCGACCTCGACGCTCCCGACGCGGAGCCGGAGCCCGCGGCCGCCGACACCGAGGCGACGACCGAGTCCGACCTCGGCGACGACCCCGCCGACGGCGACGCGGCCGGGACCGGCGACGCCGCGGCGGGCACCGACGCGGGGGGCGACGCCACCGAGACCCCCGACGACCTCGAAGCCGCGGTCGTCGACCTGATGGGCGAACTCGACGACGGCGACGGCGCCGACGAGGAGGCCGTCGTCGCCGCGGCGGTCGACCGCTACGGCGTCGACCCCGCGGCCGCCGAGGACGCCATCGAGGGCGCGCTGATGAGCGGCCAGTGCTTCGAGCCGAGCGACGGGACGCTCAAGGCGATCTGA
- a CDS encoding metallophosphoesterase — MGDPGRATDEDRLARAGGDADGRDDRPLVEPVPDAPAAVADLGGETGLLLADYHAGIEAGLRYERGVELDSAADERRERVLDLLARTGADRLVVLGDLGHRIGGAGDAETEEVEALLSAVGVPVTLALGNHDPGLADAFGDRIEVTPPGGARLGDVGVLHGHTWPAPAVLGADVVCMGHEHVAVRLEDEVGGGRAEKAWLRGPLAREAFAAAVDLAGVEWRDPELVVFPAFNDRSGGTWVNVDGQGFLAPFLPDALAGGEAYLLDGTRLGDYRRV, encoded by the coding sequence ATGGGCGACCCCGGCCGGGCGACCGACGAGGACCGCCTCGCTCGCGCCGGAGGCGACGCCGACGGGCGCGACGACCGCCCGCTCGTCGAGCCGGTGCCGGACGCGCCCGCCGCGGTCGCGGATCTCGGCGGCGAGACGGGGCTGTTGCTCGCGGACTACCACGCCGGCATCGAGGCGGGGCTGCGCTACGAGCGCGGCGTAGAACTGGACAGCGCCGCCGACGAGCGTCGCGAGCGCGTGCTCGACCTGCTCGCGCGGACGGGGGCCGACCGGCTCGTCGTGCTCGGCGACCTCGGCCACCGTATCGGCGGCGCCGGCGACGCCGAGACCGAGGAGGTGGAGGCGTTGCTGTCGGCCGTCGGTGTCCCCGTCACGCTCGCGCTCGGCAACCACGACCCCGGGCTGGCCGACGCGTTCGGCGACCGGATCGAGGTGACGCCCCCGGGCGGCGCGCGCCTCGGCGACGTGGGCGTCCTCCACGGGCACACGTGGCCGGCGCCGGCGGTTCTGGGCGCCGACGTGGTGTGTATGGGCCACGAGCACGTCGCCGTCAGGCTGGAAGACGAGGTCGGGGGCGGCCGCGCGGAGAAGGCGTGGCTCCGCGGGCCGCTCGCGCGCGAGGCGTTCGCGGCCGCGGTCGACCTCGCGGGCGTCGAGTGGCGCGACCCCGAACTCGTCGTGTTCCCCGCGTTCAACGACCGCTCGGGCGGGACGTGGGTGAACGTCGACGGACAGGGGTTCCTCGCGCCGTTCCTCCCGGACGCGCTCGCCGGCGGCGAGGCGTACCTGCTCGACGGCACGCGACTGGGCGACTACCGGCGCGTGTGA
- a CDS encoding coiled-coil protein, whose amino-acid sequence MVTKEEVLEEYGLDQLDESRNVSLSEEELENDSKGQLIKKAGQLRDRRNELNQMASERASKRDDLNAKTREKVDEAQEHRESRDELNEQVQEHKESRNTLNAEANELFDEVEEMKQDLELGSGKSIEELKEEIEDLEFKQQTEVLGTDEERELIEKIESKREKLAEKKGKVDQSGELEELIEEAEEVRSEASTHHQKVTELADEAQEHHNQMIEAYREADEIRDEADAMHELFVEAQEAADQHHEDFVRVQKRLRELDKEEEAEKKEEREAKMEEEREEAEEIYQKFKEGETLDTEDLMKLQKTGLL is encoded by the coding sequence ATGGTAACGAAAGAGGAAGTTCTCGAAGAATACGGTCTCGATCAGCTAGATGAATCCCGAAACGTCTCCCTCTCCGAGGAGGAGTTGGAGAACGATTCCAAGGGGCAGCTGATCAAGAAGGCCGGCCAGCTCCGTGACCGACGTAACGAACTCAACCAGATGGCGTCCGAGCGCGCGTCCAAGCGCGACGACCTGAACGCGAAGACACGCGAGAAGGTCGACGAGGCGCAGGAACACCGCGAGTCGCGGGACGAGCTCAACGAGCAGGTCCAGGAGCACAAGGAGTCGCGCAACACGCTCAACGCCGAGGCGAACGAACTGTTCGACGAGGTCGAGGAGATGAAACAGGACCTCGAACTCGGCTCGGGCAAGTCCATCGAGGAACTCAAAGAGGAGATCGAGGACCTCGAGTTCAAGCAGCAGACCGAGGTGCTCGGCACCGACGAGGAGCGCGAGCTCATCGAGAAGATCGAGTCCAAGCGCGAGAAGCTGGCCGAGAAGAAGGGCAAAGTCGACCAGAGCGGCGAGTTGGAGGAGCTCATCGAGGAGGCCGAGGAGGTCCGCTCGGAGGCGTCCACCCACCACCAGAAGGTGACCGAGCTGGCCGACGAGGCCCAAGAGCACCACAACCAGATGATCGAGGCCTATCGCGAGGCCGACGAGATCCGTGACGAGGCCGACGCGATGCACGAGCTGTTCGTCGAGGCCCAGGAGGCCGCCGACCAGCACCACGAGGACTTCGTCCGCGTCCAGAAGCGCCTACGCGAACTGGACAAGGAGGAGGAGGCCGAGAAGAAGGAGGAGCGCGAGGCCAAGATGGAAGAGGAGCGCGAGGAGGCCGAGGAGATCTACCAGAAGTTCAAGGAAGGCGAAACCCTCGACACCGAGGACCTGATGAAGCTCCAGAAGACGGGGCTGCTTTAA
- the sppA gene encoding signal peptide peptidase SppA — translation MTDSTTRSVLAVVALVVAAAVAAVAGYLVFVWLPGDSLARLLGVVLTIGLVAAAVRLAGSVLSSRFADYTVAEVAVEGPITRDGDAGGFPPSPGSPGADDVVDQIERADDDPNTGALLVKLNTPGGQIVPSEDIRLAAERFDGPTVGYATDTCASGGYAIAVGCDELWAREGSVVGSIGVIGSRPNVHELADRLGVSYEQFTAGEYKDAGVPLKEVSPDERAYLQGIVDDYYDQFVADVAEGRDMDEETVRDTEARVFLGTEAYDRGLVDGLGDREAVLDRVEELTGTEAVVEEFTPQRGLMTRLRGGASAVAYALGAGVASRVAGDDPATGLDVRFRR, via the coding sequence ATGACCGATTCGACAACCCGCAGCGTCCTCGCCGTGGTCGCGCTCGTCGTCGCCGCGGCGGTCGCGGCGGTGGCCGGCTATCTCGTGTTCGTGTGGCTCCCGGGCGACAGCCTCGCCCGGCTGCTCGGCGTGGTGTTGACCATCGGACTCGTCGCCGCGGCGGTGCGGCTGGCCGGCTCGGTACTCTCGTCGCGCTTCGCCGACTACACCGTCGCCGAGGTCGCCGTCGAGGGACCGATCACCCGCGACGGCGACGCCGGCGGCTTCCCGCCGTCGCCGGGGTCGCCGGGCGCCGACGACGTCGTCGACCAGATCGAGCGGGCCGACGACGACCCGAACACGGGGGCACTGCTCGTGAAGCTGAACACGCCCGGCGGCCAGATCGTCCCCAGCGAGGACATCCGGCTGGCGGCCGAACGATTCGACGGTCCCACGGTCGGCTACGCGACCGACACCTGCGCCAGCGGCGGCTACGCCATCGCCGTCGGCTGCGACGAGCTGTGGGCGCGGGAGGGGAGCGTCGTCGGCTCCATCGGCGTCATCGGCTCCCGGCCGAACGTCCACGAGTTGGCCGACCGCCTCGGCGTCAGCTACGAACAGTTCACCGCCGGCGAGTACAAGGACGCCGGCGTCCCGCTGAAGGAGGTGTCGCCCGACGAACGCGCGTACCTCCAGGGTATCGTCGACGACTACTACGACCAGTTCGTCGCCGACGTGGCGGAGGGACGCGACATGGACGAGGAGACCGTCCGCGACACCGAAGCGCGGGTGTTCCTCGGCACGGAGGCGTACGACCGCGGACTCGTCGACGGGCTGGGCGACCGGGAAGCCGTCCTCGACCGCGTCGAGGAGTTGACCGGAACCGAGGCCGTCGTCGAGGAGTTCACGCCCCAGCGAGGACTGATGACCCGCCTCCGGGGCGGCGCGAGCGCGGTCGCGTACGCGCTCGGAGCGGGCGTCGCGAGCCGGGTCGCCGGCGACGACCCCGCGACCGGACTCGACGTCCGGTTCCGGCGGTAG
- a CDS encoding RidA family protein, which produces MNRRHVSTGTEWERTVGYSRAVRVGDRVEVSGTTATDEDGAVVGVDDARAQTRRAIENVERGLRAAGASLADVVRTRVYVTDIDRWEAVGRAHGEAFGDVRPASTMVEVSGLIDPEMLVEVEAVAVVGAVDDDAATQSAADRDDPPEA; this is translated from the coding sequence GTGAACCGACGACACGTCTCGACGGGAACGGAGTGGGAACGGACGGTCGGCTACTCGCGGGCGGTCAGAGTCGGCGACCGGGTCGAGGTGTCGGGGACCACCGCGACCGACGAGGACGGCGCCGTCGTCGGCGTCGACGACGCCCGCGCACAGACACGCCGGGCGATCGAGAACGTCGAACGCGGCCTGCGGGCGGCGGGCGCGTCGCTGGCGGACGTCGTTCGGACGCGCGTGTACGTCACCGACATCGACCGCTGGGAGGCGGTCGGGCGCGCCCACGGCGAGGCGTTCGGCGACGTCCGCCCCGCCTCGACGATGGTGGAGGTGTCCGGGTTGATCGACCCCGAGATGCTCGTGGAGGTGGAGGCGGTCGCGGTCGTCGGCGCGGTCGACGACGACGCGGCGACACAGTCGGCCGCCGACCGCGACGACCCGCCCGAGGCGTAG
- a CDS encoding DUF373 family protein: protein MTTLVLCVDRSNDVGRKAGVATPVVGWEAVRSLVTDLGLSDPEDAGVNSLLESLRVARDLSDEGEEAVVAVVSGDGDSAVRADRALARQLDEVLAARSYDSAVVVIDSAADERAVPMIESRLPVDAVDRVVVRQARDLESTYYLLKQFMADEELRETVLVPIGIGLLILPPLLVYFSPAIAVAAVATLLGAALLYYGLGIDEIVESFPERAREALYSGQVSVVTYVAGLGLSVVGVFLGLLEASDSDPAAGEFVAAMSFVYAAVPWLALAALTASFGRLLDELIRDEGVRTPYLNLPFGVLAVGLLFRGFAGFFLEREAGWDALRLFGHTFTASERLAVFVVGSILLALVGVRVAASVTDETLDDVIEEAPSGPAGDTGGESGR, encoded by the coding sequence GTGACGACGCTGGTCCTCTGTGTGGACCGCTCGAACGACGTCGGCCGCAAGGCGGGCGTCGCGACCCCGGTCGTGGGGTGGGAGGCGGTCCGCTCGCTCGTGACGGATCTCGGTCTCTCGGACCCCGAGGACGCCGGCGTCAACTCCCTGCTCGAGTCGCTGCGTGTCGCGCGCGACCTCTCCGACGAGGGCGAGGAGGCGGTCGTCGCGGTCGTCTCCGGCGACGGCGACTCGGCGGTGCGTGCCGACCGCGCGCTCGCCCGCCAACTCGACGAGGTGCTCGCGGCGCGCTCGTACGACTCCGCAGTCGTCGTCATCGACTCGGCCGCCGACGAGCGCGCCGTCCCGATGATCGAGTCGCGGCTCCCCGTCGACGCCGTCGACCGCGTGGTCGTCCGGCAGGCGCGGGACCTCGAGTCGACGTACTACCTCCTCAAGCAGTTCATGGCCGACGAGGAACTGCGCGAGACGGTGCTCGTGCCGATCGGTATCGGCCTGCTCATCCTCCCGCCCCTGCTCGTGTACTTCTCGCCGGCCATCGCCGTGGCGGCGGTGGCGACGCTGTTGGGCGCGGCGCTGCTGTACTACGGGCTGGGCATCGACGAGATCGTCGAGTCGTTCCCCGAACGCGCCCGCGAGGCGCTGTACTCCGGACAGGTGTCGGTGGTGACGTACGTCGCCGGGCTGGGGCTGTCGGTCGTCGGGGTGTTCCTCGGCCTGTTGGAAGCGTCCGACAGCGACCCCGCCGCGGGGGAGTTCGTCGCCGCGATGAGCTTCGTGTACGCCGCGGTGCCGTGGCTGGCGCTGGCGGCGCTGACGGCGTCGTTCGGCCGGCTACTCGACGAACTCATCCGCGACGAGGGCGTCCGCACGCCGTACCTCAACCTCCCGTTCGGCGTCCTCGCCGTCGGACTCCTCTTCCGCGGGTTCGCCGGCTTCTTCCTCGAACGCGAGGCCGGCTGGGACGCGCTCCGACTGTTCGGCCACACGTTCACCGCCAGCGAGCGCCTCGCCGTGTTCGTCGTCGGGAGCATCCTGTTGGCGCTGGTGGGCGTGCGCGTCGCCGCCAGCGTCACCGACGAGACCCTCGACGACGTCATCGAGGAGGCGCCCTCGGGACCGGCGGGCGACACCGGCGGCGAGAGCGGCCGCTGA
- a CDS encoding DUF7333 family protein has product MEFDLARSVGPLVLVVAVAAVALTSVMNASTVFTMVLPSMIVFSVVAFLLGMKHGEYRTTAR; this is encoded by the coding sequence ATGGAGTTCGACCTCGCACGTTCGGTCGGTCCGCTCGTCCTCGTCGTCGCCGTCGCGGCAGTCGCGCTCACCAGCGTGATGAACGCCTCGACGGTGTTCACGATGGTCCTCCCGTCGATGATCGTCTTCAGCGTCGTCGCGTTCCTGCTCGGGATGAAACACGGCGAGTACCGCACGACGGCCCGCTGA
- a CDS encoding aldo/keto reductase has protein sequence MPMLGLGTWENTDPEACRNAVATALETGYRHVDTAQIYGNEAEVGDGIARADVDREDVFLATKVWIDNLAPEDVRATTEESLDRLGVDSVDLMYVHWPAREYDAAETLAAFNDLYEDGLIDRIGVSNFEPEQVAEAVEISDAPIFANQVECHPLLQQEALREACADHDVEVVAYSPLARGQVFDVPELTEIAEKHGVSEAQVSLAWLREKGVTAIPKATGEAHIRDNWGSLALDLDDEDVAAIDAIDREDRRVDPGFAPWN, from the coding sequence ATGCCGATGCTCGGGCTGGGCACGTGGGAGAACACCGACCCGGAGGCGTGTCGCAACGCGGTCGCGACCGCCCTCGAGACGGGGTATCGCCACGTCGACACCGCCCAGATCTACGGCAACGAGGCGGAGGTCGGCGACGGCATCGCCCGCGCCGACGTCGACCGCGAGGACGTGTTCCTCGCGACGAAGGTGTGGATCGACAACCTCGCGCCCGAGGACGTGCGCGCGACGACCGAGGAGAGCCTCGACCGCCTCGGCGTCGACTCGGTCGACCTCATGTACGTCCACTGGCCGGCCCGCGAGTACGACGCCGCGGAGACGCTCGCGGCGTTCAACGACCTGTACGAGGACGGCCTGATCGACCGGATCGGCGTCTCCAACTTCGAGCCGGAACAGGTCGCCGAGGCCGTCGAGATCAGCGACGCGCCGATCTTCGCCAACCAGGTGGAGTGTCACCCCCTGCTCCAGCAGGAAGCACTGCGCGAGGCGTGTGCCGACCACGACGTGGAGGTCGTCGCCTACTCGCCGTTGGCGCGCGGGCAGGTGTTCGACGTGCCCGAACTCACGGAGATCGCCGAGAAACACGGCGTCAGCGAGGCGCAGGTGAGCCTCGCGTGGCTGCGCGAGAAGGGTGTCACCGCCATCCCGAAGGCGACCGGCGAGGCCCACATCCGCGACAACTGGGGGTCGCTCGCGCTCGACCTCGACGACGAGGACGTCGCCGCCATCGACGCCATCGACCGCGAGGACCGCCGCGTCGACCCCGGCTTCGCCCCCTGGAACTGA